From Haemorhous mexicanus isolate bHaeMex1 chromosome 2, bHaeMex1.pri, whole genome shotgun sequence, the proteins below share one genomic window:
- the LOC132324317 gene encoding putative uncharacterized protein DDB_G0271982: MGTFLSNGTKPSKPMEKEEKEKEKEKEKEKEEKEKEKEKEKEKEKEKEKEKEKEKEKEKEKEKEKEKEKEKEKEKEKKKKKKKEEEKEKEKEEKKEKEQPHPKTPTLLSVSDCILNP, encoded by the coding sequence ATGGGAACTTTTTTATCCAATGGCACAAAACCatccaaacccatggagaaggaggagaaggagaaggagaaggagaaggagaaggagaaggaggagaaggagaaggagaaggagaaggagaaggagaaggagaaggagaaggagaaggagaaggagaaggagaaggagaaggagaaggagaaggagaaggagaaggagaaggagaaggagaaggagaaggagaaggagaagaagaagaagaagaagaaggaggaggagaaggagaaggagaaggaagagaagaaggagaaggagcagcctcaccccaaaacccccacctTGCTTTCTGTCTCTGACTGCATTCTAAACCCTTAG